In the Candidatus Omnitrophota bacterium genome, GGGACCTGGAAGATCCGGCAGAGGCGCAGGGTAGCGAGGAAGAACGAATGGTGGTATTTAGAAAAATACGAGATGAGATAAAAAAAAGAATTGAAGAATGGAATAGATGATAGGCGTGGCAAGAAAGAGCGCAAATAAGAAAATGCTCAAGCATGGAGCGGTTGCCATTTGCAAAAAAGCGTGATATACTTTTTCTGCGGTCTTTATAACCATGAGGTGTGATGAGATTTAAAAATAAAATATTAATAGTAGGCTTCGGATCCGTCGGAAAATGCGCCCTTCCCGTACTTCTCGAACATATCGATGTCCCATACCAGAATATAACCATCGTAGATTTCGCCGATAAACGCGCCGCCCTTGCCCCCTGGATAAAAAAAGGCATACGATATTCCCAGGAAAAGATCACTCCTTTGAACTTTACGAAGGTGCTCTCAAAATATGTCAGCGCAGGAGGGCTTATAATAGACCTTTCCTGGAACATCGAGTGCACCGATATGCTTACCTGGTGTCACAATAACAAGGTATTCTATGTGAATACCTCTGTCGAGGAATGGGATCCGTACGCGGCCATCTACAATAAGAGCCCTTTTAAAAAATCACTCTATTATAAGCAGATGGAGATCCGCGACATGATCGCGAGATGGAACAACGGCGCGATAACGGCCGTGTTGGACCATGGCGCGAATCCGGGGCTCATCTCGCATTTCGTGAAGAAGGGCCTCGTGGACCTGGCCGGCAGGATGCTGGAGGATAATGCCGTGCCGAAGACCGAAAAAAAGAAGATAGAACAATGCCTGCATGAGAAAGATTTTCCGCGGCTTGCCATGGAGACGGGCGTCAAGGTAATACATTGCAGTGAGCGCGATACCCAGATAAGCGGCAGGCCCAAGGAAGTGGACGAGTTCGTCGGGACGTGGAGCATAGAGGGGCTGCGCGAAGAGGGGACGGCCCCGGCTGAAATGGGCTGGGGCACGCACGAGAAGAAGCTCCCCAGGCACGCGCACGTGCCACCGTACGGCCCGAAGAACCAGATCTTCCTGTCGCAGATGGGGATGAATACCTGGGTCAGGTCATGGGCTCCTTACGGCGAGATAGTGGGAATGGTCATAAGGCACGCCGAGGCTTTTTCGATCTCCGACTACCTTACGGTAAGGAAAGGCAACAAGGTAATATACCGCCCGACGGTGCATTACGCTTACATGCCGTGCGACGCTACGATAGCGTCTCTCCATGAGCTCCGCGCCAGAGGCTATGAACTGCAGCCGAAGCAGAGGATAATGGGCGACGAGATAACAGGCGGAGAAGATACGCTGGGAGCCCTGCTGATGGGGCACAGGTATAATTCGTGGTGGACCGGTAGTGTCTTAAGCATAGAAAAGTCGCGGAAGCTGGTGCCCGGCCAGAACGCGACTACCGTTCAGGTGGCTATCGGAGTGGTCTCGGCTGTCATGTGGGTGATCGAGAACCAGGGTAAAGGCGTATGCCTGCCCGACCACCTGCCGCATGACTATATATTGAAGATAGCCATCCCGTATCTCGGGAAGTTCGTTTCAGGGCCTGTCGATTGGACGCCTTTCAAGAACTACCAGATATTTTTCAAGGAAAATCCAGAGCTCTATCTGGATAAGAAAAACGTCTGGAGCTTCCAAAACTTCCTTTGCCGCTATTAGATCCGCTTATTATTGATGCGGGTGATGGTGCTCATGCGCTTGATGGTGCGCCGGGGGTTGGTATGCCTTATGTAGAGCGCTGTTCCTTATCCCGTAAGAGAAATAGACCACAAGGCCTAAGATAAGCCATATTACAAAACGCACCCAGGTAACGCCCGGCAGTCCGGTCATGAGGAAGATACACGACGCGACGCCAAGTAGCGGCGTCACGGGGCTGAAGGGCACTTTGAAGGTGCGGTGCCTGGACGGGTCCTTTACGCGGAGTATTATTATCCCGAAGCATACCAGGACGAACGCGAAGAGCGTGCCTATATTCGTGAGGTCGACCATTTCGTCGATATTCGTGAAGGCGGCGATGGACGCGATGAGTATCCCTACGGTGATCGTCGTGACGTGAGGTGTTTTGAATTTCTTGTGGACGCGCGAGAAAATTCCCGGCAAGAGCCCGTCGCGGGCCATCGAGAAGAATATCCTCGATTGCCCGAGCTGCAGGACGAGGAGGACGGCGATGTGCGCTACGATAGAACCGAAAGCGACGATGATAGCGGCCCAGCCGAGGTTTATGTGCTGCATGGCGAGCGTCAACGGTTCCGCCTTCTCGTGGGCGAGCGCCGTCTTTAATTGCGCGAACGGCACTATCCCGGTAAATACCGCCGCGACCAATATATAGATGATGGTGCAGATGATAAGCGACCCTATTATTCCGATCGGCATATCACGTTTGGGGTTACGCGTCTCCTCGGCCACGGTCGAGACGCAATCGAACCCTATATAAGCGAAGAACGCTATGGCCGCGCCCGCTTTTATTCCCGCGAAACCATTAGGAGCGAACGGCACCCAATTCTGCGGTTTTACGAAGAACGACCCCAGCGCTACGAAGAAACCGAGTACAAGCAATTTTACCGTGACCATCGCTATATTGAAACGCGAGCTCTCCTTTATGCCGCGGACGAGTATCACGGTCAGGAGAAGGACGATGATGAACGCGGGGACGTTGCATATGAGCGGGAATCCTAATATGTTGGGCGCGTTGTGCACAGCGTACCAGGCCTTCTGCATCGCCGGATTGAGCGCTTCGAAAGCGACGCCGCTGTTTAACAGGTCGGAGGCTTTTACAAAACCGTGTATGGCCGACCGGTAGTCGATAGTGGCCCACGCCGGAAGAGAAATTCCGAAACCGTTAAGTAACGCCGTGAAATAACCGGACCAGCTTATCGCGACCGCGATACTTCCGACGCAATATTCCAGCATCAGGTCCCACCCGATTATCCACGCTATGAGTTCGCCGAATGTGGCGTATGAATAAGTATACGCGCTGCCGGAAATAGGGACGAGCGAGGCGAATTCCGCGTAGCAGAGCGCCGCGAAGCAGCACGCCACCGCGGTGATCGCGAAAGAGAGCATTAGGGCGGGCCCGGCGCCGGGACGGAGACTGTCGCCCGCGGCAGCTGTGCCGACGGTCGCGAATATTCCCGCGCCTATAATGACGCCGATACCGAACAGGATGAGCTCGAACGGGCCGAGGGCCTTCTTGAGCTTATGCTCGGGGTCGTGGCTTTCAGCCAGGATCTGGTTAAGGTCTTTAAGTTTGAATAGCCTGCGCGCCAGGTTTTTCATCGCTAGCGGATATTCTACTAAAAAAGACACGTTTTTTAAATAAAAAACTCGTCCTTTTTAATTTTCTTGACCATATGAGGATCAGGCGTTATGATAACCGTTAATGAGAGAAATATTGTTCCTTATATTAGGACTTTCGGCCGGTACGCTCTCCGGCTTGTTCGGGATCGGAGGCGGCGTCATATTGATACCGGGCCTTGTCTTCCTGGCGGGATTGACACAGCATGAAGCTCAAGGCACGACGCTTGCCATATTGCTCCTTCCAATAGGGCTTCTTGCCGTCCTGCGATATTATAAGGGCGGCCATGTCAACCTGTATATCGCGTTATTCATCTGCGTAGGATTTTTTATCGGCGGGCTTCTCGGCGCGAATATCGCCGAAGGCATATCGAATCTCGTATTGAGAAGGGCCTTCGGGGCATTTTTGCTGATAGTCGCGTTCTATACCATATTCTCGAAATGATCATGAAAAATATTATTTTTACGCTGATCGCCACCGTCCTGGTATTCGCGGCGGCCGAAGGGGCGAGCAGGCTATTTGTCCATCCGGGCTCGTATGATTTCATAGAGCGGCGCGCTATGGAGCAGAGCCTGAAACATAATAAGGCCGGCGGAGAAATACGTATACTCCTTTTCGGCGAATCGACCATGTTCGGCGGCTCCCTCTATCCGTATTCGACGATAGACAAGTGGCTGAAGATGTATCTTGCCGACCTCCTTCCCGAAGAGGAATATAAGCGCGTAACGGTGATGAATTTCGCCAGGCTTGGCGTGGACAGCCGGTTTGTATCGACCGCTTTTATCGACCTCATCCCTTACAAGCCCGATCTCGCCGTCTTTTACACCGTCCACAACGATTTTATACAGCCGGGCAGCCGGCGCGTCCTGCTCGGCGGGGAATCGCCCGCAAAAGAACGCAGAGAATATTTTAGGCGCCTCCGCAAAAAGAGCGCTTTTCTCAATCTCTTAAACAGGCTTATTATCAGGTGGAAGATGTATCGCAGCTCGATAAAGGACGCCAGGGCAAAGAGCTCCGACGATTGGTATCTTGAAGGGGACGCGGGTGACGGCATCTGCAAAAATGAATCCGACCTCCTGCGGCCGGACTCGCCGGGTTACGAAGTCATTAAAAAGAATTTCGAAAATAATATCAACAGGATCATTTCCGCAGGCGCCCGGAACTCGATACCGGTAATATTTTTCGAAGGGTTGTCGAAATGGAAGGGTTATGAGCCGGTGAGGCCCTTCCACGGGAGACTCATGACCCCGGAGCTTCTGGCCGCATGGTCGAGAGGCTTCGACACGGCCGAAGCGGACTTCCGTCTCGGGCAGTATGAGAGCGCGCTTAAGATGTACGCCGCCTGTAAAGAGGCGGATCCGGAGTACGCGCTTACTTATTACAGGATGGGACAATGCTTTGAAGGCCTGAGGCAGTTCAGCCGCGCCAATGAATATTACGCGACGGCTAACGATAAAGACCATTACCCGATACGCGCGCCGGCGTTCGTCAACCGGGTATATGAAAAACTGCGCCTCTCGAGGGTCCCGCGGGTCTATTTCATAAGAACCCAGAAATTATTCGAAGAACGCTCTCCTGACGGCATAATAGACGACAGCCTGGTCATAGACCAGATCCATCCCACTATCGAAGGGCAGGCGATGATGGCGCTTGAATTGGCCAGGACGATTTACGATAACGGCCTTTTAATCCCGAAAGATAAGTGGCGATGGGACCGGCTGCGGAGCGCGGCGGAGATGAAGAAGTCCCTTCGCCTGGATGAGGATGCGGAATTCGATATATGCCTGGCATCGGCAGGTTATGTGGCAAGAGCCTACTCAAAGGCTGCCGAATTTTTAGAGCAGGCCGTAAAGATAAGGCCGCGTTCCGTATTCGCCAGAAGTTGGCTCGCATGGTCGTATTGGAAAGACGGCAGTAAGGCAAAGGCCGTCAACCTGTATAATGAGCTTTACCGGAAAGCCCCGGACAAGGCTTCGGTATTTTTGGACAAATACCCCGAGATAAGGAAAGCGCTCCCCATATAATAGCCGCCCGTTACTGCCGGCAATCTTCGACAAAGGGAACTTTTCAGCCGCTTCAGGCTGTCTAAAGTAGTGAAAGGCGCGCATGAACAATATATCGCAGGAGCTCCTCGCGAGGGCTTCGAACGGCGACATGGGAGCGTTCGAGGAGATATATAAAGCCTCTTCGGGGTTTGTCTATAACGTATGCCTCAGGATAACGCAGGATATACCCGACGCGGAAGAGGCGACGCAGGATGTTTTTTTGAAGATTCACAGGAACCTGAAGGATTTCGCGTTCCGGTCATCTTTCAAGACATGGATATACAGGATAGCTGTCAACGCGGCGATTAACAGGTACAGGGTCTCAGCGAGGAATAGAGGAAGATATTTAAGCTATGACGAGGGGAGCGGGAACGACGCATTTCCGGTGGAAAGCCAGGTGTATGAATCTGCCGACAAGGAAGAGCGTAAAGCGATGGTCGACTCGCTCCTGTCGAGCTTAAGCGCGGAGTTAAGGTCATGCATAGTGTTGAGGGAGATAGAGGGCATGGATTATAAAGAGATAGCCAGGACCCTGGATATACCTATAAATACGGTCCGCTCGAGATTAAAGAGGGCGAGGGAAAAGCTGCTTATATATGCGGCGGGGGGAGGCGGTAGATCATGAGGTGCAAAGAGATCCGTGAGTTGATCATGACCGATTATCTGGACGGAGAGCTGAAGGGCAAGACGCTCGAAGAGGTAAGGCTCCATATAGAAGGATGCGCGGAGTGCCGCGCGATCGAGATACGCCTTAAGGGGCTGGGCGCGTCTTTAAAAAAGGCTGTTCCAGCCGAGCCGAGAGGCGAGGTATGGGAGCGCATCCGCGCAGATCTGACCTCCGGAAAGGCGTACCGGCCCGGGATATTCGCGGAAGCCCGGGAGGGCCTTAGGGCGTTTCTGCTGGGGCCGAGATTTGTTTTTGCGAGGACGGC is a window encoding:
- a CDS encoding amino acid permease; this translates as MKNLARRLFKLKDLNQILAESHDPEHKLKKALGPFELILFGIGVIIGAGIFATVGTAAAGDSLRPGAGPALMLSFAITAVACCFAALCYAEFASLVPISGSAYTYSYATFGELIAWIIGWDLMLEYCVGSIAVAISWSGYFTALLNGFGISLPAWATIDYRSAIHGFVKASDLLNSGVAFEALNPAMQKAWYAVHNAPNILGFPLICNVPAFIIVLLLTVILVRGIKESSRFNIAMVTVKLLVLGFFVALGSFFVKPQNWVPFAPNGFAGIKAGAAIAFFAYIGFDCVSTVAEETRNPKRDMPIGIIGSLIICTIIYILVAAVFTGIVPFAQLKTALAHEKAEPLTLAMQHINLGWAAIIVAFGSIVAHIAVLLVLQLGQSRIFFSMARDGLLPGIFSRVHKKFKTPHVTTITVGILIASIAAFTNIDEMVDLTNIGTLFAFVLVCFGIIILRVKDPSRHRTFKVPFSPVTPLLGVASCIFLMTGLPGVTWVRFVIWLILGLVVYFSYGIRNSALHKAYQPPAHHQAHEHHHPHQ
- a CDS encoding sulfite exporter TauE/SafE family protein, which gives rise to MREILFLILGLSAGTLSGLFGIGGGVILIPGLVFLAGLTQHEAQGTTLAILLLPIGLLAVLRYYKGGHVNLYIALFICVGFFIGGLLGANIAEGISNLVLRRAFGAFLLIVAFYTIFSK
- a CDS encoding anti-sigma factor; the encoded protein is MRCKEIRELIMTDYLDGELKGKTLEEVRLHIEGCAECRAIEIRLKGLGASLKKAVPAEPRGEVWERIRADLTSGKAYRPGIFAEAREGLRAFLLGPRFVFARTAAVAAVVVIMLVSSMWLRGSTTISGEDAFITYLSNGTADAGQDFGTSIEEYFL
- a CDS encoding RNA polymerase sigma factor gives rise to the protein MNNISQELLARASNGDMGAFEEIYKASSGFVYNVCLRITQDIPDAEEATQDVFLKIHRNLKDFAFRSSFKTWIYRIAVNAAINRYRVSARNRGRYLSYDEGSGNDAFPVESQVYESADKEERKAMVDSLLSSLSAELRSCIVLREIEGMDYKEIARTLDIPINTVRSRLKRAREKLLIYAAGGGGRS
- a CDS encoding saccharopine dehydrogenase C-terminal domain-containing protein; the encoded protein is MRFKNKILIVGFGSVGKCALPVLLEHIDVPYQNITIVDFADKRAALAPWIKKGIRYSQEKITPLNFTKVLSKYVSAGGLIIDLSWNIECTDMLTWCHNNKVFYVNTSVEEWDPYAAIYNKSPFKKSLYYKQMEIRDMIARWNNGAITAVLDHGANPGLISHFVKKGLVDLAGRMLEDNAVPKTEKKKIEQCLHEKDFPRLAMETGVKVIHCSERDTQISGRPKEVDEFVGTWSIEGLREEGTAPAEMGWGTHEKKLPRHAHVPPYGPKNQIFLSQMGMNTWVRSWAPYGEIVGMVIRHAEAFSISDYLTVRKGNKVIYRPTVHYAYMPCDATIASLHELRARGYELQPKQRIMGDEITGGEDTLGALLMGHRYNSWWTGSVLSIEKSRKLVPGQNATTVQVAIGVVSAVMWVIENQGKGVCLPDHLPHDYILKIAIPYLGKFVSGPVDWTPFKNYQIFFKENPELYLDKKNVWSFQNFLCRY